One Phaseolus vulgaris cultivar G19833 chromosome 11, P. vulgaris v2.0, whole genome shotgun sequence genomic window carries:
- the LOC137827682 gene encoding RING-H2 finger protein ATL65, producing the protein MTPSQPPHWAPSSSPSPTPTPIFNKSFLPPPSNSPAVDFSPPLIAMVVVVAAAFLVVTYSRLIARHLRPPLHRLLHRFRRRRFPPSSVGDLESLPYESPFDGSRVFSPYGLDETVIKTIPFSLYTAKYDARFEESRNDCAVCLLEFEDEDYVRTLPVCSHTFHVDCIDAWLRSHANCPLCRAGVLCADSPFTPMMAARIRPSLDDDTILHRISLDPLLDPPLPLAISAVPEITPCIDEQSPRRNQNQSHANVNSEDCFRDFLLKRSYSFGFERSVASERMVMEAATASPWRYRRGSNSFWSKRPSPFGSLGKPRVFSFRYYRGMKSPFFRRRGFFPLSESSVRYGGGGSSSRRSKSIASPMFLRSSGLAAAAFSSSRLRCGDPEALLSPERFNRR; encoded by the coding sequence ATGACTCCTTCTCAGCCACCCCATTGGGCCCCATCTTCATCTCCATCTCCAACCCCAACACCAATATTCAACAAATCATTCTTGCCACCACCATCCAACTCGCCGGCGGTTGACTTCAGCCCTCCCTTGATAGCAATGGTCGTAGTCGTCGCCGCCGCCTTTCTCGTCGTAACCTACTCCCGCCTCATCGCGCGCCACCTCAGGCCGCCACTTCACCGCCTTCTCCACCGCTTCCGGCGGCGGAGATTCCCTCCGTCTTCCGTCGGCGACCTCGAGTCCCTACCCTACGAGTCTCCCTTTGACGGCTCGCGCGTCTTCTCTCCCTATGGCTTAGACGAAACGGTGATTAAAACGATACCGTTTTCGCTTTACACCGCCAAATACGACGCGCGTTTCGAAGAGTCTCGCAACGACTGCGCCGTTTGCTTGCTGGAATTCGAAGACGAAGACTACGTGAGGACGCTTCCCGTTTGTTCACACACGTTCCACGTGGACTGCATCGATGCGTGGCTTCGATCGCACGCTAACTGCCCTCTCTGCCGCGCTGGAGTCCTCTGCGCCGATTCGCCTTTCACCCCGATGATGGCCGCAAGAATCCGACCAAGCCTCGACGACGACACAATTCTCCACCGCATTAGCTTAGACCCTCTCCTCGACCCCCCACTTCCTCTGGCAATATCCGCCGTGCCGGAGATAACGCCCTGCATCGACGAGCAATCTCCGAGGAGGAACCAGAACCAGAGCCACGCGAACGTTAACTCGGAGGATTGTTTTAGGGATTTTCTGCTGAAGAGGTCTTATTCGTTTGGGTTTGAACGGAGTGTCGCGTCGGAGAGGATGGTGATGGAAGCCGCCACTGCGTCGCCGTGGCGGTACCGAAGAGGGAGTAACAGTTTCTGGAGCAAGAGGCCGTCGCCGTTTGGGTCTCTGGGGAAACCGAGGGTGTTTTCATTTCGGTATTATAGAGGGATGAAATCACCGTTCTTCCGGCGGAGGGGATTCTTCCCGCTGTCGGAGTCCAGCGTGAGGTACGGCGGCGGCGGGAGCTCATCGCGGCGGAGCAAGTCGATTGCCAGCCCAATGTTTCTGCGGTCGTCGGGGCTGGCAGCGGCGGCGTTCTCGTCGAGCCGGCTGAGGTGCGGGGATCCCGAGGCGCTGCTATCGCCGGAGAGATTTAACCGGAGGTGA